The genomic segment gagaggttaAAATGAAGTTAGCAGCTAAGGTCTGGGGTAATAATGTATTAGAGAGAAAAATATATGGTGCATGCACGTGAGAGGGGCAGTATAGGAGAAAGAAAGGATAAGTTCTCTTTTGTGTGCCAGCAAGAAAGTGAAGGAAAATGAAAGAAGCTCTTCACTCAGCCTTGTTTTGGGGTTTGTCAACAATGCAGGCACAGTGACTGCAATGGAGAGTGTGGAGGTGGGGGGGGGGACCCAAATCTATATAGGGATATGCATACAAACAATACAACAAGCTGTGGGTTAAAACTACTGTGCACATTCAAATCTATGTTGTATTTAGCAGGGAAAAAAAAAGACTGGCTCACGGGCCCTAGATTCTCGTACACTACTGTTTTACAAGGAAAGCTTAACATGTGCTTGACAACCCATTCTCTGCAGCATATACAATTGGAAGATCATCATTTGACTTGCCAGTGATCATACAAATAAAGGAACATATGTGAGAATCAGTGGAGTAGACTTTTAATTAACAGCTTAGGCTTAGGTTCAAAAAAACCAAGAGCCATTAGAGTTCTTTTGAGCACTTTCATGATCACTGTAATTAGATGAAATGGCCATAAAAGAGAGAAACACAAGAGACAAAGAAACACAGGGAAGGGAGCTGTCGCCTTATCTGGTGAAGAAGACTGATGGTCCGATTCGTCAGCCATATTGCAGGCTAATCCATGTGACTCTTTGGTGATGGTATGTATAGTTACAATGATGTCTGCAATGCTTAGTGAAACGTTTAACTGGAATGTAATAAAATCCTTTCACAATGTAATTGGCTTTCCTCTCAACTATTGTTCTTATGTTCAAATATTTACACACCTCTGAAACGACAAAACTACATATACCATACCCATCCACATATAATCtagtgataaaaaaattaaatagatgaaaGTTCACAATGAATTCGTTTAATTTTTTTCCCCTGAGTTTATTGTAATAGGAAGGCATGAGTTCAAATTCTATTTAGAATATCCTAAGATAATTGAAGAAAGGAGCCTACATCAACTTATACTTTATCTAAGTCACCTTGAAGTGACTCTGATGTTTCACCTGAAGCTGCATTTTTGGAATTCAAGGGGCTTGTAAAATCTCTAAATGATATACAACTTATTGCAGCTTTATGTccccttaaaatttttattttgacatGGTCAAGCAATCTTAGAGTATATTTGTCATCTTCTTCTCTAGTTCTAAATATGGAGTGGCCTGTGGAATTTGACCTAAAAAATCTTTCCACTCCTTCACGTTTCTTGTGATGTTCTTTTGTGGTTGAAGAGCTTTGTGCTTCATCAGCTTTCTCCTTGTTATCTTCTTTAATCTCAATGCAAACAGCATTTTGTAGAGGACTTTGATTTGCCCCAATTTGATGCATGGAATTACTCTGAAGCAGCACAGGAGATTTCTCTAACGATTTCCTAGGCACGTCTAGCTCGCCACGACAAACCGGGCATGTTTTATTCGATTCAAGCCAAAGATCGACACATTCTTTGTGGAAAACATGGCAACAAATCGTCAAAAGTCGAAGCGTATCTTCATCTACGAACTCCCCCAAACAAATAGCACATTCTAGGCCGTACTTTTCGCGACGAAACTCTTTGACGGTCGAATAATAGAACGTTGGGAAAGCTTGTACTAGTTCAGGATCAAGGCCATTGCTTTTATTTGCTGTATCTTCTGGGGCAGCAGCAACCACAACATCTGCAGCAGTGTTAGCCTCAATGTTCCTATTACTTGCAATATATTCAAGGAGACACTTTAAAAAGTGTACTGTGAAGAAACCAGATAAGAATGAAAGGAGGAAAATTACTGTTATGATTACAGGCACTGGGGGATTGTAGGCTGATGATGTAGAGGGTGGATGAGCAACATTAGAAGAATATGTTGACATTGAATAAAAATGGTAGCATATACCATTGGCTAGACTGTGTTAACTTTTCTTTTCTAGGAGATGAGATCAgtaatcctttttttcttttctttttttcaatttttctttgttATAGGAGTATGAACAAGCGATTGGTAACCTTAATTTGGAAAGGTGATGCTTGGCAAATGGTAAAAATGTGGGGTTATTGAACGAGTCCTTATGAGAAGGATTTGGATCTTATGGCTGAATCATGTTATATTTGCCCTTAATTTCCTCTGATGACTATGATATGTTGGAACTATAAATATGGTGAGTCTTGGATATAGACCATCTAAAAGCTTAGATTTGTGACACATGCTTAATTCTAGCCTCTTCTTTTGAAAGCCATATCTTGCCTTCGACAATTATTTAGTAACAACCCTTGTGTCCTAATAAATTCTTGTTTCTTAAGGTGAATTACCTCAATTAACAGATTGAGTAAATTTTAGCATTGTGAACCTTGTTCCCCGTGGTAAATTTGTACAAACATTTGACAAGATGTCCACTGATAATGATAAGCTTCTAAAAATGGATATACAATCTGTACAGACACTGAAGAGTAGTATTATTACTGACaatgaattttagaaattgaaacaGATAACAACTTCCCCCCAACTTTTCTTATATCCATCTTCCTATACAGACTTAACCTGGGAATGGTTAGAGCAAATAATACAATGCATGGCAAAGAATTTGATGATTGACACAGTAAAACCTTATCCAATCACCATGTTTGGTATTGGATGCGGATTCCGTTAACCCAAGAAGCAGCAGCAGCACATTGCATTTATTTGATGCTAGCCTATACACAAGCTCAGGTGCTAGGATGCTATAATTTGGGCTTGCTCATTAGCGTAGGCGTGACAGAGACAACCCCTATAAGGAAAAGAGTGGCAATTGAGTTGAAGTCGTAAAGATCCCCTACCGATTGCAATTCTCCGAGAGCTATTCCTGCCTGCATGCAGAAGAAACATGCAACCACACGTTATTTAAGTATCAAGAATGTATTCAAGGGATGTGCTCTGCCATGTCAGTCTAACAGCTTAACATGCAAATTTCACATGGAAGCCAAAGTAAAATACCCTGACAGTTAAGAAAGCAGCAGGAATAAGTCCAATGAAAGTTGCCATGAAGAAAATATGGTAAGGCACATCAACAATAGGTGAAGCAACATTAATGAATGTGTTCGGCAAAGTTGGAGTAAGCCTCAAGAAAAGCATATAGTTCAACAGGCTTTCTCTTCTTTGAGCCACCTGCAAGCACGAAGCCGATAAAGCTTATTATACTTTTTAGCTCGATGTAGGAAAAAGACAACTTACTGAACAAGGAGTTGAAATCACCTGAGCTTGGAAGAAGCTCAGCTTGTCAGGCCAAAGGGAAATGACAAGGGGGCGTCCAACTAATTTCGACAGGAAATAGCATGAAGAAGCTCCGGCAGTGGCAGTGATCACAACGAGAGCTACACCTTTCAAGACTCCAAACAATGCTCCGGCGAGCAATGACATGAAAACAGTTCCCGGAATCATGAAAGTTTGCATGAAAATGTAGACTGCACAATACCCCACCAAGACTTGTAGGGTGTAGTCACTTGTGTAGATTTCAAGGTGATCTCTACAATGATACATTGTACGAAAACAATCAATGCATATCAAAGCAACACAAACGACATCACAAAAGACTGATAACACAGGGATTAGGATAAGCCAACGAGAAGAAAAATGCTTTAATTGTGAACCTGGAGAGCTCAAATGATCAGAACATGATAGTTCATTTCATTGTATACCCTCTTTAACCAAATGCATTTTCTCACCAACTATCTCTTTAAAGCAAATATCTAAACCATCTCACATAATCGAATCAAACTTAGCATTAACCAATAAATATTGCCCCACATTATTCTATGGTATTCTTAGTTCTATTCTCTGCACCATTGATCCTTATGAGCTGAAGTACATTGCAGTCCAGTCCAAAATTCATTCATTTGTTGCCCAAATTCATTATAAGAAAAAACGAAACTAAAAAGGCTCCAATTGCTTGAAAACCAGATGGATCCCATAACTTGTTAAATTacagagaaaataaaacataaaagaattGCATGAAATCTCAAAGAAAGCATTACCCACCAAAACAAAATATTTCccagaaaaaaaatacaaaaacacaGCTAATTTTGTTATACATTCTCAATCACCAATAAAACACATTAAAGTAACCaattcaatctcttttttttttctaaaaaaccaAATTAATAGCAAAAGGCCAAACGAACCTGAGGATATGAAGATCTTCAAGGCTTCTGGGTAATTTAAGGAAGCTATAATCAGAAGCGGGCATGGTTAAATAAACTCCCCCAAGCCCCAAAACAAAACCCATCACCACCGTAAAAGCCATCGTCACCTCCCAAAAGCTTAAAGGAAAACTGGGTTTTGATCCCTTAATCTCTTCTCTGCCTTCCATAATTCCCTTCCCTTCTCTTATCTGTTTTCAGTTTTGTGCTTTCCCCcaataattttcttttccttttatgtggtgaattggaatttgaaaattaatttgtcaTTTGGGACACCTCCTCTTCCCTTCCCTCTCTCAAATTCTTCTTTATTATCTCAaactcaaagaaagagaaaaaaagataccagaaaaaagaaacaaattaccAGTAAAAATAAATGTAGAaattaataaagaaagaaagaaacagcgTCGTCGGTCgtcatttttttttttagaacatAGTACAACCTTGTTGTCAACTTGTCGTCGTTTCGTATTTGTGTTctataattgaatttatttataaaaagctGAGATTTTGACACgtcattttttaaaacaaaaaaagggtCTAAAAAGTAAAAAGCTTTTTGagtgaagaaaaagaaagagaatgaTTAAAAACGTGTGTGGATAGAGATGTGATCAGATTGCCTTGCGTCAACCAAATCCAGGCCCACGGCATCGCGTCTCACGTGATTTGAAGTGTGGGGAAGGTGTGCGTCTAAGGGTTAATTTCACTCAACACTctcaaattatggttatattttgaattggtctcaaattttgaaatatttgtaaTTGAGTCCTCAAAATGTAACTTAACTCTCTAACGTGGAATATATTTACAACATGTTAATCAGAAATTAAACATGTGTTTTAGCTATCACTTTGATAGTTTGAATCACTACTTTCAAAATCAGATCGATT from the Gossypium hirsutum isolate 1008001.06 chromosome D09, Gossypium_hirsutum_v2.1, whole genome shotgun sequence genome contains:
- the LOC107890609 gene encoding uncharacterized membrane protein At4g09580 isoform X2 encodes the protein MEGREEIKGSKPSFPLSFWEVTMAFTVVMGFVLGLGGVYLTMPASDYSFLKLPRSLEDLHILRDHLEIYTSDYTLQVLVGYCAVYIFMQTFMIPGTVFMSLLAGALFGVLKGVALVVITATAGASSCYFLSKLVGRPLVISLWPDKLSFFQAQVISTPCSAGIALGELQSVGDLYDFNSIATLFLIGVVSVTPTLMSKPKL
- the LOC107890609 gene encoding uncharacterized membrane protein At4g09580 isoform X1, giving the protein MEGREEIKGSKPSFPLSFWEVTMAFTVVMGFVLGLGGVYLTMPASDYSFLKLPRSLEDLHILRDHLEIYTSDYTLQVLVGYCAVYIFMQTFMIPGTVFMSLLAGALFGVLKGVALVVITATAGASSCYFLSKLVGRPLVISLWPDKLSFFQAQVAQRRESLLNYMLFLRLTPTLPNTFINVASPIVDVPYHIFFMATFIGLIPAAFLTVRAGIALGELQSVGDLYDFNSIATLFLIGVVSVTPTLMSKPKL
- the LOC107892447 gene encoding RING-H2 finger protein ATL29; the encoded protein is MSTYSSNVAHPPSTSSAYNPPVPVIITVIFLLSFLSGFFTVHFLKCLLEYIASNRNIEANTAADVVVAAAPEDTANKSNGLDPELVQAFPTFYYSTVKEFRREKYGLECAICLGEFVDEDTLRLLTICCHVFHKECVDLWLESNKTCPVCRGELDVPRKSLEKSPVLLQSNSMHQIGANQSPLQNAVCIEIKEDNKEKADEAQSSSTTKEHHKKREGVERFFRSNSTGHSIFRTREEDDKYTLRLLDHVKIKILRGHKAAISCISFRDFTSPLNSKNAASGETSESLQGDLDKV